The Salvelinus fontinalis isolate EN_2023a chromosome 31, ASM2944872v1, whole genome shotgun sequence genome has a window encoding:
- the si:rp71-17i16.6 gene encoding uncharacterized protein si:rp71-17i16.6 yields the protein MSTQGIETDVLGPSHSPSEPNTVAGTEQDYCLYLHRLFGKETAEYFLNPSPVHTSSPTWYTLLMKNMGDEVSAEALWDNLREHSTRRLRDLEEKEESESLELVKVSVNQDGQRERGHLQHLAGVRYMFNLAQLHQVYSAHVLSLNHPALLLDDLEELEGPHSYLPISQINR from the exons ATGAGCACACAGGGTATTGAGACAGATGTTCTGGGGCCCAGTCACAGCCCGTCTGAACCAAACACTGTGGCTGGAACTGAACAGGACTACTGCCTCTACCTGCACAG GCTGTTCGGGAAGGAGACAGCTGAGTACTTCCTCAACCCATCTCCTGTCCACACTTCCTCACCCACCTGGTACACACTACTGATGAAGAACATGGGAG ATGAGGTGAGTGCCGAGGCCCTGTGGGACAACTTGAGAGAACACTCCACCAGACGACTCAGAGAcctagaggagaaggaggaatctGAGTCTCTTGAG TTGGTGAAAGTCTCTGTGAAccaggatggacagagagagcgGGGTCACCTACAGCACCTGGCAGGGGTCAGGTATATGTTCAACCTGGCCCAGCTCCACCAGGTTTACTCTGCCCATGTTCTCTCCCTCAACCATCCAGCTCTGCTCCTAGATGACCTGGAGGAGCTCGAGGGACCACATAGTTACCTACCTATCTCACAAATAAACAGGTGA